The Ignatzschineria rhizosphaerae genome contains a region encoding:
- a CDS encoding NAD-dependent epimerase/dehydratase family protein, protein MNRKKVSIFGGTGFIGSLLTAALSHHGYRITVFSRDRNVQNSASCLPGVEYVNECKLEDEALIREHLQGSEFVINMIGTLDNKRRRATKAHVAFPKRIFEIADELGVKKMIHFSALGAKAGSSSTFLSTKGEGDKELLDLAQNRQMKLAIVAPSLVVGYEDAFTYHVARWVRTMPILLLPMAKAEIQPVFVNDVVDATVKLLETDHEQTVFELAGTERYTLKEIAKKIASEITPRKRTIIGFPNGLASFIALFWGFMPRFPYSRNLIKASKTPSVTDRQDFEVLGITPASYESVRQYEMPTTVLDKYYYDRLNARRPVKS, encoded by the coding sequence ATGAATAGGAAAAAAGTGAGTATCTTTGGCGGAACCGGCTTTATCGGCTCCCTTTTAACTGCTGCATTATCGCATCATGGCTATCGTATAACTGTATTTTCTCGTGATCGTAATGTGCAAAATAGTGCATCATGCTTACCAGGCGTTGAGTATGTGAATGAGTGTAAGCTAGAAGATGAAGCATTGATACGTGAACACTTACAAGGCTCTGAATTTGTCATTAACATGATTGGGACTTTAGATAACAAGCGTCGCCGTGCAACTAAAGCGCACGTTGCTTTCCCAAAACGTATTTTTGAAATTGCTGATGAACTTGGCGTTAAAAAGATGATTCACTTTAGTGCGCTTGGTGCAAAAGCAGGCTCTTCAAGTACTTTCCTTTCAACAAAAGGGGAGGGTGATAAAGAGCTTTTAGATTTAGCACAAAATCGTCAAATGAAATTAGCGATTGTAGCGCCATCATTAGTCGTAGGCTATGAAGATGCCTTTACTTATCACGTTGCTCGCTGGGTGAGAACAATGCCAATTTTATTGTTACCCATGGCAAAAGCAGAGATCCAACCTGTATTTGTAAATGATGTGGTGGATGCAACGGTTAAATTGCTTGAAACAGATCATGAGCAAACCGTATTTGAATTAGCGGGCACTGAGCGTTATACCCTAAAAGAGATTGCAAAGAAAATCGCCAGTGAAATTACCCCAAGAAAACGTACGATTATCGGCTTCCCAAATGGGCTTGCAAGTTTTATCGCTCTTTTCTGGGGATTCATGCCACGTTTCCCCTACAGCCGCAATCTGATTAAAGCTTCAAAAACCCCTTCAGTAACAGATCGTCAAGATTTTGAAGTGCTCGGTATTACCCCTGCAAGCTATGAATCAGTGCGTCAATATGAGATGCCGACAACCGTATTAGATAAATATTACTACGATCGTTTAAACGCACGTCGCCCAGTAAAATCATAA
- the dut gene encoding dUTP diphosphatase, producing the protein MLNVDFKVLDARLGNEFPLPSYATEGSAGLDLRAMLSEDIVIKAGETAFVKTGIAIYLKDPRYAAMILPRSGLGVKHGIVLGNLVGLIDADYQGELMVSLWNRSQEDFTLKVGERMAQMVIVPVMQATFNQVDEFEASERGEGGFGHTGRG; encoded by the coding sequence ATGTTAAATGTTGATTTTAAAGTACTAGATGCTCGTTTAGGAAATGAGTTTCCTCTTCCAAGTTACGCAACTGAAGGCTCAGCGGGTCTTGATCTTCGTGCAATGCTCTCTGAAGATATCGTGATTAAAGCAGGCGAAACTGCTTTTGTAAAAACAGGTATTGCCATCTATTTGAAAGATCCTCGTTATGCTGCAATGATTCTTCCACGTTCAGGCTTAGGCGTAAAGCACGGTATTGTTCTCGGTAATCTTGTGGGATTAATCGATGCCGACTATCAAGGTGAATTAATGGTCTCTCTTTGGAATCGTAGTCAAGAAGATTTCACCTTAAAAGTAGGTGAAAGAATGGCGCAGATGGTGATTGTTCCTGTAATGCAAGCAACTTTTAATCAAGTGGATGAGTTTGAAGCAAGTGAGCGCGGTGAAGGTGGCTTTGGTCACACCGGACGTGGTTAG
- a CDS encoding MFS transporter, which yields MSQEEEQNSYAVPIACFWLVFLAASSLRVTLTSLGPVMNDIAIGLELSSAVVSFLVTIPIICMGIFALAAAPLSNRFGMERIITMSLLLIAISTMTRSYFESSFLLFFSSFLMGIGIAIAGPLLSGYVKHYFKKRSNVGMIFYTFGISISGVLGSLSSSILNQYLGWDWTVTLEFWALPILVISGIWAAFYLFKKGESAALSAPKAKMPWNQPRAWMLVACFGLQSGLFYTNVAWLLPFLIEKGVSSFHANALLNLSIFNGLIGGFLVPVIVIRMGLKFTSISAISIVIVAATGLLFSGNNVVFLYIVVAILGCLVSSGLFAIAMLLPFSEVDDGNAVASWTAMMLFGGYCFAAFIPTLLGLLYDLTGTYDTIFVGYLLNACVLLAVFLFFFRKKKSENC from the coding sequence ATGAGTCAAGAGGAAGAGCAGAACTCATATGCAGTGCCAATAGCCTGTTTTTGGTTGGTTTTTTTAGCCGCTTCATCACTGCGCGTAACCCTAACCTCGCTTGGACCTGTTATGAACGATATTGCCATTGGGCTTGAGTTATCAAGTGCTGTGGTGAGTTTTTTAGTGACGATTCCTATTATATGCATGGGGATTTTTGCATTAGCCGCAGCGCCTTTAAGTAATCGCTTTGGAATGGAGCGTATTATTACGATGAGCCTTTTGTTAATTGCTATCTCAACCATGACTCGAAGTTATTTTGAGAGCAGTTTTTTGCTCTTTTTCTCCTCTTTTTTAATGGGAATTGGCATTGCCATTGCAGGGCCATTGTTGTCAGGATACGTTAAACATTACTTTAAAAAACGAAGTAATGTTGGCATGATATTTTATACCTTTGGAATTAGTATCAGTGGAGTTTTAGGCTCTTTAAGTAGTTCAATCTTAAATCAATATTTAGGCTGGGATTGGACGGTGACATTAGAGTTTTGGGCGCTCCCGATTTTGGTGATTTCAGGGATCTGGGCGGCATTTTATCTCTTTAAAAAAGGAGAAAGCGCTGCGCTTAGTGCGCCAAAAGCCAAAATGCCATGGAATCAGCCAAGAGCGTGGATGTTAGTAGCGTGTTTTGGCTTGCAATCGGGGCTTTTTTATACCAATGTTGCCTGGCTTTTACCATTTTTAATTGAGAAGGGCGTTAGTTCATTTCATGCTAATGCGCTCTTAAATCTCTCTATTTTTAATGGGTTAATAGGCGGCTTTTTAGTGCCGGTTATTGTGATTAGAATGGGGCTTAAATTTACTAGTATCAGTGCGATCTCTATTGTTATTGTTGCAGCAACAGGACTTCTTTTTAGCGGTAATAATGTGGTCTTCCTTTATATTGTTGTGGCAATTTTAGGGTGCTTAGTAAGTTCTGGGCTTTTTGCGATCGCGATGTTATTGCCCTTTAGTGAGGTTGATGATGGGAATGCCGTTGCGAGTTGGACGGCGATGATGCTCTTTGGGGGCTATTGTTTTGCCGCATTTATTCCAACACTTTTAGGGCTTCTTTACGATTTAACGGGAACTTACGACACTATATTTGTCGGTTACCTTTTAAATGCTTGTGTGCTTTTAGCGGTTTTTCTCTTCTTTTTCCGTAAAAAGAAGTCTGAAAATTGCTAA
- the leuB gene encoding 3-isopropylmalate dehydrogenase: MKVLILAGDGIGPEIVGQAEKVLDFVAKKHALNISVDRALIGGIAVDETGHPFPAETLEKAKAADAILLGSVGGPKYDLLPRNIRPEQGLLAIRKELNLFANLRPAQVFKELSHASSLKDELVAGLDIMIVRELTGDIYFGQPRGIEERNGERVGFNTMIYSESEIRRIAHVAFQAAQKRNKRLCSIDKMNVLEATQLWRDVVTEVAAEYPDVELTHLLVDNAAMQLVRAPKQFDVMLTGNIFGDILSDEASMLTGSIGMLPSASLDENNKGLYEPIHGSAPDIAGKDIANPLATILSVGMMFRYSFNRNDIADEIENAVKTVLSQGFRTKDIATKDEKVIGCKAMGEAVLAALNA; the protein is encoded by the coding sequence ATGAAAGTATTAATCTTAGCGGGTGATGGTATTGGTCCTGAAATTGTTGGACAAGCGGAGAAGGTTTTAGATTTTGTTGCTAAAAAACATGCGCTGAATATCTCAGTGGATCGTGCCTTAATTGGGGGTATTGCGGTTGATGAAACAGGTCATCCTTTTCCTGCTGAAACGCTAGAAAAAGCAAAAGCGGCAGATGCGATTCTTTTAGGTTCTGTGGGAGGGCCTAAATATGACCTATTGCCAAGAAATATTCGTCCAGAGCAAGGGTTACTCGCAATCCGTAAAGAGTTAAATCTTTTTGCAAACCTTCGCCCAGCACAGGTATTTAAAGAGCTTTCACATGCATCAAGCCTGAAAGATGAGCTCGTTGCCGGCCTTGATATTATGATTGTCCGGGAGTTAACAGGGGATATCTATTTTGGTCAGCCTCGTGGGATTGAAGAGCGTAATGGTGAGCGTGTTGGCTTTAATACCATGATCTATTCAGAATCAGAAATTCGCCGTATTGCTCATGTGGCTTTCCAAGCAGCGCAAAAGCGTAACAAGCGTCTTTGCTCTATTGATAAAATGAATGTTTTAGAAGCCACGCAATTATGGCGTGATGTGGTGACGGAAGTTGCAGCAGAATACCCAGACGTAGAATTAACACATCTTTTAGTCGATAACGCGGCAATGCAGTTAGTGCGTGCGCCAAAACAGTTTGACGTAATGTTAACGGGGAATATCTTTGGAGATATTCTCTCAGATGAAGCATCAATGTTAACAGGCTCAATCGGAATGTTACCATCAGCTTCACTGGATGAGAACAATAAAGGGCTTTATGAGCCAATTCATGGTTCAGCACCTGATATTGCCGGCAAAGATATTGCCAATCCTCTTGCCACTATTTTATCTGTGGGCATGATGTTCCGCTATAGCTTTAATCGTAATGATATTGCTGATGAAATTGAAAATGCGGTAAAGACTGTTTTAAGCCAAGGATTCCGCACCAAAGATATTGCAACAAAAGATGAGAAAGTTATTGGTTGTAAAGCGATGGGCGAAGCGGTATTAGCAGCGCTTAATGCATAA
- the asd gene encoding aspartate-semialdehyde dehydrogenase, producing the protein MKKLGLIGWRGMVGSVLMDRMITENDFAGIHTTFFSTSNAGGEAPVVAGTYEPKLKDAFDIDALHAQDIIISCQGGDYTSAVFEKLRATGWDGYWIDAASSLRMNDDAMIILDPVNRDIIDKSIDKGVKNFIGGNCTVSLMLMALGSLFKEGLVDWATSMTYQSASGAGAQNMKELLEQMGAIHGLVSKDLYNPAKSILEIDQMITDSFATDQYPKARFGAPLAGSLIPWIDSELENGQSREEWKAMAESNKLLQLEKQVPIDGTCVRVGAMRCHSQGLTLKLNRDVPLADIEAMIKESNRWVKVVPNHRDITMQELTPAATSGTMTVPVGRLRKMNMGPEFLNAFTVGDQLLWGAAEPLRRMLNILLEREDSL; encoded by the coding sequence ATGAAAAAGTTGGGTTTAATCGGTTGGCGTGGAATGGTTGGTTCTGTTTTGATGGATCGAATGATTACGGAAAATGATTTTGCGGGAATTCACACCACCTTTTTCTCAACCTCAAATGCTGGCGGTGAAGCGCCAGTGGTTGCCGGCACTTATGAGCCAAAATTAAAAGATGCTTTTGATATTGATGCACTTCACGCACAAGATATTATTATCAGCTGCCAAGGAGGGGATTATACTTCTGCGGTTTTTGAAAAGCTTCGAGCAACAGGCTGGGACGGTTACTGGATTGATGCAGCATCTTCGCTTCGTATGAATGATGATGCGATGATTATTTTAGATCCTGTAAATCGCGATATTATTGATAAGAGCATTGATAAAGGCGTTAAAAACTTTATTGGTGGAAACTGTACAGTAAGCTTAATGCTTATGGCGCTAGGGTCTCTTTTTAAAGAGGGCTTGGTGGATTGGGCAACATCAATGACTTATCAGTCAGCATCAGGTGCAGGCGCACAAAATATGAAAGAGCTCTTAGAGCAGATGGGCGCGATTCATGGTTTAGTAAGTAAAGATCTCTATAATCCTGCGAAAAGTATTTTAGAGATTGATCAGATGATCACAGATTCATTTGCAACAGATCAATATCCAAAGGCTCGTTTTGGGGCACCACTTGCCGGAAGCTTAATTCCTTGGATTGACTCTGAGCTTGAAAATGGGCAAAGCCGTGAAGAGTGGAAAGCAATGGCGGAAAGTAATAAGCTGCTTCAGTTAGAAAAACAGGTGCCAATTGATGGTACCTGTGTTCGTGTTGGTGCTATGCGTTGTCACTCGCAAGGTTTAACCTTAAAACTTAATCGGGATGTGCCACTTGCAGATATTGAAGCGATGATTAAAGAGAGTAATCGCTGGGTTAAAGTGGTCCCAAATCATCGAGATATTACGATGCAAGAGCTCACGCCAGCAGCGACTTCAGGCACAATGACGGTTCCTGTCGGGCGTCTTCGTAAAATGAATATGGGTCCTGAATTCTTAAATGCCTTTACGGTTGGAGATCAGCTTTTATGGGGCGCAGCAGAGCCACTTCGCAGAATGCTTAATATTCTTTTAGAGCGTGAAGACTCATTGTAG
- a CDS encoding YegP family protein gives MSGKFEIFLAKNNEFYFRLKAGNGEIILGSEGYTTKANCHKGIASVQKNAPEINRYEKKTSDSGKYSFNLKATNGQVIGTSQSYKTESGRDNGIASVAKNAPDAKVVDLTEAS, from the coding sequence ATGAGTGGTAAATTTGAAATATTTTTAGCAAAAAATAATGAGTTCTATTTTCGTCTTAAAGCAGGAAATGGGGAGATTATCCTCGGTAGTGAAGGTTATACCACCAAAGCTAATTGTCACAAAGGGATTGCTTCGGTGCAAAAAAATGCCCCAGAGATAAATCGTTATGAGAAAAAAACCTCAGATAGCGGTAAATATTCATTTAACCTTAAAGCAACGAATGGGCAAGTGATAGGAACAAGTCAAAGTTATAAAACAGAATCAGGACGAGATAATGGGATCGCCTCTGTTGCCAAAAATGCTCCTGATGCCAAAGTGGTCGATTTAACAGAAGCATCCTAA
- a CDS encoding YgiQ family radical SAM protein produces MRQFEGVKPLFSYRKYWAHRFGTAPFLPTTREEMDLLGWDSCDIIFITGDSYIDHPSFGTAILGRLLEAQGFRVGVISQPNWRSSKDFEKLGTPNLYFAVNSGNMDSMVNHYTADRKVRRNDAYTAGDINGKRPDRAVIVYTQKLREIEAFKKTPIIIGGIEASLRRVAHYDYWSETIRRSVLIDSAADMLLFGNGERSITELSHRLASGETIDQITDIRGSSIIKAHQKHHFDRHELDSTHFDHVGKIDPYINPYGISDAKECETNVALEAPTKAQAQSTLKNENISRTDLTIRLPSFDDVSSTPALYAHASRILHLETNPFNARPMVQQHGDIDVWINPPPIPLSTEEMDAVYALPFERAPHPSYGDAHIAAWEMIKHSVSIMRGCFGGCSFCSITEHEGRIIQSRSEKSVLNEIEEIRDRDPDFKGYISDLGGPTANMYRLACKDPNIEKHCRKLSCVYPGICQNLNTNHKPLIDLYRKARELQGIKRVHIASGVRYDLAAQAPEYIKELVTHHVGGYLKIAPEHTEEGPLSKMMKPSMKAYDEFKVLFEKYSKEAGKEQYLIPYFIAAHPGTTDEDMLNLALWLKANDLRADQVQAFMPTPMSVATAMYYSERNPLKPIRKDSEQVGTAKSLKRRQIHKAFLRYHDPNNWPLLRQTLRYMGRAELIGAGKECLIPQESRRERERGHSGRSSQWTNPRNSRNDQQSSRGKRFTTNHQGIARNRQSNERHKPS; encoded by the coding sequence ATGCGTCAATTTGAAGGTGTTAAGCCACTATTTTCTTATCGCAAATATTGGGCTCACCGTTTTGGAACTGCACCTTTTCTCCCCACAACCCGAGAAGAGATGGATCTTTTAGGTTGGGATAGTTGCGATATTATCTTCATCACAGGTGATAGCTACATTGATCACCCAAGTTTTGGCACGGCGATATTAGGCCGATTACTAGAAGCACAAGGTTTTCGTGTGGGAGTGATCTCTCAACCAAACTGGCGATCTTCAAAAGATTTTGAAAAACTAGGTACACCGAATCTCTATTTTGCCGTCAATTCTGGCAATATGGACTCTATGGTCAATCACTATACCGCTGATCGTAAAGTTCGCCGTAATGATGCTTATACTGCCGGAGATATCAACGGTAAACGCCCAGACAGAGCTGTGATTGTTTATACCCAGAAACTACGTGAAATTGAAGCTTTTAAAAAAACGCCGATTATTATTGGGGGGATAGAAGCCTCCTTACGCCGAGTTGCACATTATGACTACTGGTCTGAAACGATTCGCCGCTCGGTCTTAATAGATAGTGCTGCCGATATGCTTCTCTTTGGTAATGGCGAGCGATCTATCACTGAATTGAGCCATCGTTTAGCATCAGGTGAAACAATTGATCAAATCACCGATATTCGAGGATCATCCATTATTAAAGCGCATCAAAAACATCATTTTGATCGTCATGAATTAGATTCTACGCACTTTGATCATGTGGGTAAAATCGATCCTTATATTAATCCTTATGGGATTTCTGATGCTAAAGAGTGTGAAACCAATGTGGCACTAGAAGCACCGACAAAAGCACAAGCTCAATCAACGCTTAAAAACGAAAATATTAGCCGGACGGATCTGACCATTCGTCTGCCAAGCTTTGATGATGTTTCATCAACGCCGGCACTCTATGCTCATGCTAGTCGTATTTTACATCTAGAAACCAATCCTTTTAATGCACGCCCAATGGTGCAGCAACATGGGGATATTGATGTTTGGATTAACCCGCCCCCCATACCACTTTCAACAGAAGAGATGGATGCTGTTTACGCTCTCCCCTTTGAGCGTGCGCCGCATCCTAGTTATGGAGATGCACATATTGCGGCATGGGAGATGATTAAACACTCCGTTAGTATTATGCGCGGCTGTTTTGGTGGCTGCTCTTTCTGCTCAATTACCGAACATGAAGGGCGTATCATTCAGAGCCGATCTGAGAAATCAGTACTTAACGAAATTGAAGAAATCCGCGACCGCGATCCAGACTTTAAAGGCTATATCTCAGACCTTGGTGGTCCAACAGCCAATATGTATCGCTTAGCTTGTAAAGACCCCAATATTGAAAAGCATTGCCGTAAACTCTCTTGTGTTTATCCTGGCATTTGCCAAAACCTCAATACTAATCATAAACCTCTGATTGATCTTTATCGAAAAGCTCGTGAACTTCAGGGGATTAAGCGGGTTCATATCGCTTCAGGTGTTCGTTATGATTTAGCTGCGCAAGCGCCTGAATATATCAAAGAGCTGGTAACCCATCATGTAGGCGGCTATCTCAAAATTGCGCCAGAACATACAGAAGAGGGACCGCTTTCTAAAATGATGAAGCCATCAATGAAGGCTTATGATGAATTTAAGGTCCTTTTTGAGAAATACTCAAAAGAAGCAGGAAAAGAGCAATATCTCATCCCCTACTTCATCGCAGCACATCCTGGAACTACAGATGAAGATATGCTTAATCTTGCACTTTGGCTAAAAGCGAATGATCTTCGAGCAGATCAGGTTCAAGCCTTTATGCCAACCCCAATGTCTGTTGCAACTGCCATGTATTATTCTGAGCGAAATCCGCTAAAACCTATTCGTAAAGACTCAGAGCAAGTAGGAACTGCTAAAAGCCTAAAACGCCGGCAAATTCATAAAGCGTTCTTACGCTATCATGATCCTAATAACTGGCCACTATTAAGGCAAACGTTACGCTATATGGGAAGAGCTGAACTCATTGGCGCGGGCAAAGAGTGCCTTATCCCTCAAGAGAGCCGACGGGAGCGAGAGCGTGGTCATAGTGGGCGTTCCTCACAATGGACTAACCCGCGAAATAGCCGTAACGATCAGCAAAGCTCCCGAGGTAAGCGCTTTACAACCAATCACCAAGGAATTGCCAGAAATCGTCAATCTAATGAGCGTCATAAACCTTCTTAG
- the bfr gene encoding bacterioferritin, which translates to MIGNKEVIDYLNVLLAGELAARDQYFIHSSMYEEWGYMKLYERIFHEMDDETDHAKQIIARILLLEGTPKMVPDQIHIGANVEEMLQSDLNLELSVREALKKGIALCEEKQDYVTRDMLVVQLKDTEEDHAHWLEKQLRLIKTISLPLYLQNQLA; encoded by the coding sequence ATGATAGGGAATAAAGAAGTTATCGATTACTTAAACGTACTTTTAGCAGGTGAGTTAGCGGCAAGAGATCAGTATTTTATTCACTCATCGATGTATGAAGAATGGGGTTATATGAAACTCTATGAGCGTATTTTTCATGAAATGGATGATGAGACGGATCACGCAAAGCAAATTATTGCCCGTATCTTATTGCTTGAAGGTACGCCAAAAATGGTGCCAGATCAGATTCATATCGGTGCAAACGTTGAAGAGATGTTACAAAGTGATTTAAACCTTGAGCTTTCAGTGCGTGAAGCGCTTAAAAAAGGCATTGCGCTTTGTGAAGAGAAACAAGATTATGTTACTCGTGATATGTTAGTTGTTCAGTTGAAAGATACTGAAGAAGACCACGCACACTGGTTAGAGAAACAGCTTCGTTTAATCAAAACAATCTCACTTCCACTCTATCTTCAAAATCAATTAGCTTAA
- the bfr gene encoding bacterioferritin, with amino-acid sequence MKIERTVLVHLNKVLGQYLISINQYFLHARILKNWGIEKLGHPIYKKSIQDMKESDDVIERILLLEGLPNLQELGKLLIGEDVPEILKCDLDREYQKRTTLVDAITHFEEVQDYVSRDLLEKMLDESEEYIDWIETQQENIELMGLEVYLQKHLEK; translated from the coding sequence ATGAAAATAGAGCGTACGGTATTAGTGCATTTAAACAAGGTATTAGGTCAATATTTGATCTCCATTAACCAATATTTTCTTCATGCACGTATTTTGAAGAATTGGGGCATTGAGAAATTAGGTCATCCGATTTATAAAAAATCGATTCAAGATATGAAAGAATCGGATGATGTGATTGAACGTATTTTACTATTAGAAGGTTTACCAAACTTACAAGAGTTAGGGAAACTTCTCATCGGAGAAGATGTTCCGGAAATATTAAAATGTGATTTAGATCGAGAATATCAAAAGCGTACAACGCTAGTAGACGCTATTACTCATTTTGAAGAAGTTCAAGATTATGTATCTCGTGATCTTTTAGAGAAAATGCTCGATGAAAGTGAAGAATATATCGATTGGATCGAAACACAACAAGAGAATATTGAACTTATGGGGCTTGAAGTTTATCTTCAAAAGCATCTAGAAAAATAG
- a CDS encoding bacterioferritin-associated ferredoxin produces the protein MYICLCNGITDKAIVEAVENGVTTFEALQAELGVATGCGSCADIAKSLLPGEASPLSQNMPIPQAYELR, from the coding sequence ATGTACATTTGTCTTTGCAATGGGATTACCGATAAGGCAATCGTTGAAGCTGTTGAAAACGGCGTTACAACATTTGAAGCACTACAAGCAGAACTTGGTGTCGCAACCGGTTGTGGTTCTTGTGCTGATATTGCTAAAAGTCTACTTCCTGGTGAGGCTTCACCGCTTAGTCAAAACATGCCTATTCCTCAAGCTTATGAATTAAGATAA
- the epmA gene encoding EF-P lysine aminoacylase EpmA: MAVKAEQVTQNQTLQEKLWFRGQILRTIRDYFFEEKVVEVDTPIMSQFGNPDPALLNFITPYNGPGKLYQHSMFLITSPEYHMKRLLAYGAGSCYYLGKVFRDGEISKRHNPEFTMLEWYRLDYDLERLMQEVISLIKLVSGKALEVEFYSYLEAFKKILGVNPFEMDLEALVALIQAQNIALTFELRDRDEALDLIVSHLIEPAFDPEKITMLYHYPASQASLSKIVTIDGYPVGKRFEAYWQGLELANGYEELTNSQEQRARFMAENIQRTNIGYDAVPIDELLLEVLDQVPFCSGVALGVDRLLMAMKGSSEIKDVIPFGFEES; encoded by the coding sequence ATGGCAGTGAAGGCAGAGCAAGTAACACAGAATCAAACTTTACAAGAGAAGTTATGGTTTCGTGGGCAGATATTAAGAACGATCCGGGACTATTTTTTTGAGGAAAAAGTTGTTGAAGTGGATACGCCGATTATGAGTCAATTTGGTAATCCTGATCCTGCGCTTTTAAACTTTATCACGCCTTATAATGGCCCAGGCAAACTCTACCAGCATTCAATGTTCTTGATCACATCACCTGAATATCACATGAAGCGTTTACTCGCCTATGGTGCTGGCTCTTGTTACTATTTAGGCAAAGTTTTTCGTGATGGTGAGATCAGTAAGCGCCATAATCCTGAATTTACGATGCTAGAATGGTATCGCTTAGATTATGATTTAGAGCGCTTAATGCAAGAAGTTATTTCATTGATTAAATTGGTGAGTGGCAAGGCCCTTGAAGTAGAGTTTTATAGCTACTTAGAGGCTTTTAAAAAGATTTTAGGCGTGAATCCATTTGAGATGGATCTTGAGGCGCTTGTAGCGTTAATTCAAGCGCAGAACATTGCCTTAACTTTTGAACTTCGAGATCGAGATGAAGCATTAGATCTTATTGTTTCACATCTTATTGAGCCGGCATTTGATCCTGAAAAAATTACCATGCTTTATCATTATCCTGCAAGTCAGGCATCATTATCTAAAATCGTCACGATTGATGGTTATCCTGTGGGGAAGCGTTTTGAGGCTTATTGGCAAGGTCTTGAACTCGCTAATGGTTATGAAGAGCTGACAAATAGTCAAGAGCAGCGGGCACGTTTTATGGCAGAGAACATTCAGCGTACAAACATTGGTTATGATGCTGTGCCGATTGATGAGCTATTATTAGAAGTATTAGATCAAGTCCCATTTTGTAGCGGTGTTGCGCTTGGCGTTGATCGATTATTGATGGCAATGAAAGGAAGCAGTGAGATTAAAGATGTGATCCCTTTTGGCTTTGAAGAATCCTAA
- a CDS encoding GbsR/MarR family transcriptional regulator encodes MSADNKLSPKELEFVLHWGEMGSRWGINRTVAQIHALLFIQEQPISADAICEFLGIARSNSSNSIKELERLGLAKRSHILNDRKDYFETTGDVWELLKIIARERIEQELKPTEVMLTNLLQDPDFKNEREVFQKRAKDSVDLLHSLIGIGDHLLGFSTTGLKRLFKTSSGLMKFILGARKEDKA; translated from the coding sequence ATGAGCGCTGATAATAAATTATCCCCAAAAGAATTAGAGTTTGTTCTTCATTGGGGCGAAATGGGAAGCCGTTGGGGCATCAACCGAACGGTGGCCCAAATTCATGCGCTACTTTTTATTCAAGAACAACCAATCTCTGCAGATGCAATTTGTGAATTTTTAGGGATTGCCCGTTCTAATAGTAGCAATAGTATTAAAGAGCTTGAACGTTTAGGATTAGCCAAGCGCTCTCATATCTTAAATGATCGTAAGGATTACTTTGAAACAACGGGAGATGTTTGGGAATTACTTAAAATCATTGCTCGAGAAAGAATCGAACAAGAACTCAAGCCCACAGAAGTAATGCTCACAAACCTGTTGCAAGATCCTGATTTTAAAAATGAGAGAGAAGTCTTTCAAAAACGTGCGAAAGATAGTGTAGATCTCCTTCATTCTCTTATTGGCATTGGTGATCACTTACTAGGGTTTTCAACAACAGGTTTAAAACGCCTCTTTAAAACAAGCTCAGGCTTGATGAAATTCATCTTAGGTGCTCGTAAAGAGGATAAAGCTTAG